A stretch of Episyrphus balteatus chromosome 2, idEpiBalt1.1, whole genome shotgun sequence DNA encodes these proteins:
- the LOC129910011 gene encoding tRNA N(3)-methylcytidine methyltransferase Mettl2, translating to MCDEPAETTEKIPSESDFRPQFGNRFLTKEDDVFTHNAWDNVEWDANQEAEALAAVQKNSTKKMTEEDQIKFENEADKFWDSFYNIHQNRFFKDRHWLFTEFPELAPKDGSTEARQIFELGCGVGNTILPILKYSQEPNLKVYGCDFSAKAIEIFRENPEFDEKRCQVFVMDATAEEWQVPFAKESLDIIVLIFVLSAINPDKMQIVAENCFKFLKPGGLVLFRDYGRYDLAQLRFKAGKCLQENFYVRGDGTRVYFFEQQELKDLFCGMGFVEEQNVVDRRLQVNRGRMLKMYRVWIQKKFRKPIN from the exons atgTGCGACGAACCTGCAGAAACTACTGAAAAAATTCCATCCGAATCCGATTTTCGTCCACAATTTGGAAATAGATTTCTTACCAAAGAAGATGATGTTTTCACGCACAATGCATG GGACAATGTTGAATGGGATGCCAATCAGGAGGCAGAAGCACTCGCCGCCGTTCAAAAGAATTCCACAAAAAAGATGACAGAAGAAGACCAAATCAAATTCGAGAACGAAGCTGACAAATTCTGGGATTCCTTCTATAACATCCATCAGAATCGCTTCTTCAAAGATCGCCATTGGTTATTCACTGAATTCCCCGAACTTGCTCCCAAAGATGGCAGCACGGAAGCTCGACAAATCTTCGAACTTGGCTGCGGTGTTGGCAATACCATTTTGCCAATTCTCAAATACAGCCAAGAGCCAAATCTTAAAGTTTATGGCTGTGATTTCTCGGCAAAGGCAATTGAAATATTCCGAGAAAATCCTGAATTCGATGAGAAGCGATGTCAGGTCTTTGTCATGGATGCCACAGCCGAAGAATGGCAAGTTCCTTTTGCTAAAGAAAGtcttgatataattgttttgatttttgttcttTCGGCTATAAATCCAGACAAAATGCAAATAGTCGCAGAGAATTGCTTTAAATTCTTGAAACCAGGTGGACTGGTGTTATTTCGAGATTATGGTCGGTATGATTTGGCTCAACTGAGATTTAAAGCTGGCAAATGTTTGCAAGAGAATTTCTATGTTCGTGGAGATGGAACTAGGGTTTATTTCTTTGAACAACAGGAATTGAAGGATCTCTTTTGTGGGATGGGATTTGTTGAGGAACAGAATGTTGTTGATAGACGATTGCAAGTTAATCGTGGGAGAATGCTTAAAATGTATCGCGTTTGGATACAGAAAAAGTTTAGGAAACCAATTAATTAG